A single Rhipicephalus microplus isolate Deutch F79 unplaced genomic scaffold, USDA_Rmic scaffold_72, whole genome shotgun sequence DNA region contains:
- the LOC142790151 gene encoding mitochondrial import inner membrane translocase subunit Tim13-B-like, translating into MDGLPAGKLTGAQKEELMDQVKQQIAVANAQELLQKMTEKCFKKCISKPGTSLDNSEQKCISMCMDRYMDSWNIVSRSYGNRIARERGQM; encoded by the exons ATGGATGGTTTACCGGCCGGAAAACTGACCGGAGCTCAAAAGGAGGAGCTGATGGACCAGGTCAAACAGCAAATCGCCGTTGCAAATGCTCAGGAGTTATTGCAG AAAATGACCGAGAAGTGCTTTAAGAAGTGTATTTCCAAGCCTGGGACGTCCTTGGACAACTCTGAACAG AAATGTATATCCATGTGCATGGACCGGTACATGGATTCTTGGAACATAGTGTCAAGGTCCTACGGCAATCGAATTGCAAGAGAGCGGGGTCAGATGTGA